Proteins encoded by one window of Candidatus Endowatersipora endosymbiont of Watersipora subatra:
- the secG gene encoding preprotein translocase subunit SecG encodes MQTVLIVVHVTFVLALILLVLLQPSEGGAFTISSGGGFCSARSVSNALTKTTVILAIGFFLTSVSLGILSQSNNRISNIVKQAVSMDSTDLPSEPEQEKKTKEN; translated from the coding sequence ATGCAAACAGTACTTATTGTTGTTCATGTCACGTTTGTTTTAGCTCTGATACTGCTAGTTTTGCTCCAGCCTTCAGAAGGAGGCGCTTTCACAATTAGCAGTGGTGGTGGATTCTGTTCCGCCCGAAGCGTTAGTAATGCGCTAACAAAAACGACGGTGATATTGGCTATTGGATTCTTCCTTACATCAGTTAGTTTAGGTATTCTTTCTCAGTCCAATAACAGAATCTCCAATATTGTTAAGCAAGCTGTTAGCATGGACTCGACAGATCTTCCTTCTGAACCTGAACAAGAAAAGAAGACTAAAGAAAATTAG
- a CDS encoding DUF721 domain-containing protein, with protein MRTPQPLSSFVVKILNPITEKRAGLSIDLIANWPEIVGEEHSQNSNPKRIVWFKEYDSKDKDFTPGTLELACKPQYSLFLQHCTKVILRRINTYFGFSAIARIKLDQMSWPYEGFEPQTQTPRTSILTAKKARILKKMIVSVEDETLRRALKKMGEGVLRNENNWNVESEMLIPPSL; from the coding sequence ATGAGAACGCCCCAACCCCTCTCTAGTTTTGTAGTCAAAATCCTGAATCCTATAACCGAGAAACGTGCTGGTCTATCTATTGATTTGATTGCAAACTGGCCAGAGATTGTTGGTGAGGAGCACAGCCAAAATTCTAACCCCAAAAGAATCGTCTGGTTTAAGGAGTATGATAGCAAGGATAAAGACTTTACACCGGGAACATTAGAACTGGCTTGCAAGCCACAATATTCTCTATTTTTACAACATTGCACTAAGGTAATCCTGAGGCGTATCAACACTTATTTTGGATTCTCTGCTATAGCCCGAATTAAACTGGATCAAATGAGTTGGCCTTATGAAGGCTTTGAGCCTCAGACACAAACACCAAGAACATCTATATTAACAGCTAAAAAAGCAAGGATTTTGAAAAAAATGATCGTCAGCGTCGAGGATGAAACCCTAAGAAGAGCTCTCAAAAAAATGGGAGAGGGTGTGTTGAGAAACGAGAATAACTGGAATGTCGAGAGTGAAATGTTGATTCCACCTTCCTTGTAA
- the tpiA gene encoding triose-phosphate isomerase: MTPDLKPLIVGNWKMNGDRDQLDQLAILAHRISHEFQQSVDVVVCPPATLLYVAKTISEGSPLMVGAQDCHNEATGAHTGDISAEMIADCLAEFCIVGHSERRNNHRETNSHVAGKVKACWRAGLASIVCIGETKAQYDACEVDMIITKQITDSIPEGATEKDTIIAYEPFWAIGSTKIPSLKSLKEIHALIRDILVRRFGDHGLRIRILYGGSVRPENATELLSIQNVNGALVGGASLQTADFLAICQSCQSLVRNHY, from the coding sequence ATGACACCGGATTTAAAACCACTCATCGTGGGTAACTGGAAAATGAACGGTGACCGTGATCAACTAGATCAATTAGCTATCTTAGCTCATAGAATCAGTCATGAATTCCAACAGTCTGTTGACGTTGTGGTTTGTCCCCCTGCTACTCTGCTTTACGTCGCGAAAACGATAAGCGAAGGATCTCCTTTGATGGTAGGGGCGCAGGATTGTCATAATGAAGCAACAGGCGCACACACAGGAGATATTTCTGCTGAAATGATTGCAGATTGCCTAGCAGAGTTTTGTATCGTGGGTCATTCGGAGCGGCGTAATAATCACCGAGAGACGAATTCTCATGTTGCAGGAAAAGTCAAAGCTTGTTGGAGGGCTGGGTTAGCATCAATAGTTTGTATAGGAGAAACAAAAGCACAGTATGACGCTTGTGAGGTAGATATGATCATTACAAAGCAAATTACTGATTCAATTCCTGAAGGTGCAACAGAAAAAGATACCATCATTGCTTATGAACCCTTTTGGGCAATTGGTTCTACTAAGATACCAAGTCTTAAGTCTCTCAAAGAGATTCATGCCTTAATTCGTGATATACTGGTGAGGCGCTTTGGCGACCATGGATTACGGATCAGAATCTTATATGGTGGTTCTGTAAGACCAGAGAATGCAACTGAATTATTATCAATTCAAAATGTAAATGGTGCCCTGGTCGGAGGGGCGAGTCTCCAAACCGCTGACTTTCTAGCTATATGTCAATCTTGCCAATCATTAGTTCGGAATCATTATTGA
- a CDS encoding DsbA family protein: MPIETKFSRRSFLILLGSSGLIYGLFLSKKGKAKGVNWLFETLPLKDDFIGKETAPVTVITYASMTCSHCKSFHDTVMPMLKEKYINTGKVKLILRPFPFDGDHRGEAAFMLAKCTPNGNYYAMIDALFSTQSVWARKENPVPEFLRLAKLAGMSEENFNDCLSDQNLLKKIIQSRQKAVADFNVRSTPTIFVNNHKLRDFKLETVMKAIDDSL, encoded by the coding sequence ATGCCGATTGAAACAAAATTTTCTCGTCGTTCTTTTCTTATTCTTTTAGGTTCATCCGGACTGATTTATGGTCTTTTTCTATCAAAAAAAGGAAAGGCCAAAGGTGTGAATTGGCTCTTCGAGACTCTTCCTCTGAAAGATGATTTCATAGGAAAAGAAACCGCTCCGGTAACTGTTATTACATATGCTTCAATGACTTGTTCCCACTGCAAATCATTCCACGATACAGTCATGCCGATGCTAAAAGAAAAATATATCAATACCGGAAAAGTTAAATTAATTTTAAGACCTTTTCCATTTGATGGTGATCACAGAGGAGAAGCTGCTTTTATGCTGGCTAAATGTACTCCTAACGGCAACTATTATGCCATGATTGATGCTTTGTTCTCAACTCAAAGTGTATGGGCGAGAAAAGAGAATCCTGTTCCTGAATTTCTTCGGCTAGCGAAATTAGCAGGGATGTCTGAAGAAAATTTCAATGATTGTTTATCAGATCAGAACCTTCTAAAAAAAATTATTCAGAGTCGTCAAAAGGCTGTTGCTGATTTTAATGTAAGGTCGACACCGACAATCTTTGTAAATAATCATAAACTTAGGGATTTTAAGCTAGAGACTGTAATGAAAGCCATCGATGATTCACTGTAG
- a CDS encoding peptidyl-prolyl cis-trans isomerase, which produces MLEALRSFIGGWITKIILLFFLLSFCAWSLSGLVLNDPNQYTIGHVGDTNISREDFLFSYQRTLSMIEQKMGKTLTREQERSLGLEYHALSEVIASSVLDEFCRVNGLSISERTTARLLAENQAFQDSKGKFNAQRFKSAMLHARVNENDFLVHQNSIALRTQLTAALTSGKILPTAFEKALSSYLNEERKFSYVTITEQVVKHPNKPNDQILETYFEKEKKKYAAPELRKLSILSIQPEDFIHQQNVTDDSIKSYYHSHKADYETAEKRHVQQVTFPSLKTAETALKSLNSGLSFETMLRENNLKLSDVDVGVVEASQLPNMISKSAFNLEPGTVSSIIDGPFGPTIVRVAKVIPARVSIIELVKDSIRKKIALRRASDLMILIQENIEDMRAMGSSLEEAAEKNGLDVRVIEAVDRNGQDLNSEFIEGIPVFKDLLRKAFQANIREQFSPLNYGESGFVWYEVEEIIPAHDRKLNEVKEKVADDWRKKQILIAVSKKTNELKERLSKEDKFEIISIADELDIEVKQTGFLRRSDQEEGFPKTAVRVGFSKDIESVTIADGLDPGSKMIIIVAERKKWNSERNESLNHEITRAHQSAANDLITQMIGHLHSQYDVNYNLKSIEKVLKLGHRL; this is translated from the coding sequence ATGCTTGAAGCGTTGCGTTCATTTATTGGTGGTTGGATTACCAAAATCATCCTTCTTTTTTTCTTGTTAAGTTTTTGCGCATGGAGTCTATCAGGCCTTGTACTCAATGATCCTAATCAATATACAATTGGCCATGTCGGAGATACTAACATCTCAAGGGAAGATTTCCTTTTTTCATACCAAAGAACCCTTAGTATGATTGAGCAAAAAATGGGCAAAACCTTGACGAGAGAACAGGAGCGCTCATTAGGTCTAGAATACCATGCTTTGAGTGAAGTGATTGCATCTTCTGTACTTGATGAATTTTGCCGTGTTAATGGTCTTTCCATTTCAGAAAGAACAACAGCCCGTCTTTTAGCTGAGAATCAAGCCTTTCAGGATTCAAAAGGTAAATTCAATGCGCAAAGATTCAAGTCTGCCATGCTTCATGCTCGAGTGAACGAAAATGATTTTCTAGTTCATCAAAATTCTATTGCTCTTCGGACCCAACTGACTGCAGCACTGACTTCAGGAAAAATATTACCTACTGCTTTTGAGAAAGCATTGAGTTCTTATCTCAATGAGGAACGAAAATTTTCTTACGTGACGATAACAGAACAAGTGGTAAAACACCCCAATAAACCAAATGATCAAATACTGGAAACCTACTTTGAAAAAGAGAAAAAGAAATATGCAGCTCCCGAACTCCGGAAATTGAGCATACTTTCTATACAACCAGAAGACTTCATCCATCAACAAAACGTTACTGATGATAGTATCAAATCTTATTATCACAGTCACAAAGCTGATTATGAAACAGCTGAGAAAAGACACGTACAGCAAGTCACCTTTCCTTCTCTTAAAACAGCCGAAACGGCACTGAAATCACTCAATTCTGGTTTATCTTTTGAAACAATGCTCAGAGAAAATAATTTAAAACTAAGTGATGTAGATGTTGGAGTCGTCGAAGCTAGTCAGTTGCCAAATATGATTAGCAAATCTGCCTTCAATTTAGAACCTGGGACAGTCAGTTCTATTATTGACGGTCCTTTTGGTCCAACAATTGTTCGTGTTGCTAAAGTTATACCTGCTCGGGTTAGCATTATAGAGTTGGTTAAAGACAGTATCCGTAAAAAAATAGCTTTAAGAAGAGCATCTGATTTAATGATTTTGATTCAAGAAAACATCGAAGATATGCGTGCCATGGGGTCTTCTTTGGAAGAAGCCGCTGAGAAAAATGGTCTAGACGTTCGCGTAATAGAAGCTGTTGATCGGAATGGGCAAGATCTGAATTCAGAATTTATTGAAGGTATACCAGTATTTAAAGATCTCCTTCGAAAAGCTTTTCAAGCTAATATTAGAGAACAATTCAGTCCACTGAATTATGGTGAATCTGGCTTTGTTTGGTACGAAGTAGAAGAAATCATTCCTGCCCATGACCGAAAGTTAAATGAAGTCAAAGAAAAGGTAGCAGATGATTGGAGGAAAAAACAGATTCTCATCGCAGTTTCGAAAAAAACAAATGAATTAAAAGAGCGTTTATCAAAGGAAGACAAATTTGAAATTATTTCTATTGCTGATGAACTAGACATAGAAGTTAAACAAACGGGATTTCTACGCCGTTCTGATCAGGAAGAAGGATTTCCGAAAACTGCAGTAAGAGTAGGTTTTAGCAAAGACATTGAGTCTGTTACTATAGCCGATGGCTTAGATCCAGGCTCAAAAATGATCATTATAGTTGCTGAAAGAAAGAAATGGAACTCTGAAAGGAATGAGTCTCTTAACCATGAGATTACACGGGCACATCAGAGCGCTGCAAACGACTTGATCACACAGATGATTGGTCATCTTCATTCACAATACGATGTTAACTATAATCTAAAATCAATTGAGAAGGTCCTTAAATTAGGACATAGATTATGA